The Heteronotia binoei isolate CCM8104 ecotype False Entrance Well chromosome 14, APGP_CSIRO_Hbin_v1, whole genome shotgun sequence genome has a window encoding:
- the UPK3A gene encoding uroplakin-3a isoform X3, whose product MAVHWGVLIFFCCGKLCACKLSSMASSASMTDLGNKPLSATFLQTNGGKRGPYKAATFNVPNCAFPPASFDIADAAKAPAVLTQYLIRVGNDSYCLNDPNHLEVCNPPLSEDTSYRFKFALVDRTADIVKDQTHWSDPIKTNKLKPSSSIDTWPGQRSGGMIAISFLLSVLMFIIAAAFLATLASGETSTAIRYQPQATQCIDLSEQEISVRSLPAAPVDQRLSSAASELAGWSHNTPLIRCEVPANRIEL is encoded by the exons CAATGGCTTCAAGCGCCTCTATGACAGACCTTGGCAATAAGCCTCTCAGTGCTACTTTCCTACAAACCAATGGAGGAAAACGTGGGCCGTACAAGGCTGCGACATTTAATGTTCCCAATTGCGCATTTCCTCCGGCATCGTTTGATATTGCAGATGCAGCCAAAGCACCTGCTGTCCTGACCCAATATCTAATCAGAGTTGGTAACGACTCATATTGTCTGAATGACCCAAATCATCTAGAAGTGTGCAATCCACCCCTCTCTGAAGATACATCCTACAG GTTTAAATTTGCCTTGGTTGACAGAACCGCAGACATTGTGAAAGACCaaacccactggtctgatccgattaaaaccaacaagt TGAAGCCGTCTTCCTCCATTGATACTTGGCCAGGCCAGAGAAGTGGTGGAATGATTGCCATCTCTTTCCTCCTGAGTGTGCTGATGTTTATCATAGCAGCTGCATTTCTTGCTACACT GGCATCTGGAGAGACTTCTACTGCAATCAGGTATCAACCCCAAGCTACTCAATGTATTGACCTAAGTGAACAAGAGATCTCTGTCAGATCACTGCCTGCTGCTCCTGTTGACCAAAGGCTGTCTTCAGCTGCAAGTGAACTTGCCGGCTGGTCCCACAACACTCCCTTGATCAGATGTGAAGTCCCAGCAAATAGAATTGAACTGTAG
- the UPK3A gene encoding uroplakin-3a isoform X1 gives MAVHWGVLIFFCCGKLCASAHILKPQIANPKFATNNPTLTTVTLEKPFCAFVSSVSKSASYEIHLYVMVDFAMASSASMTDLGNKPLSATFLQTNGGKRGPYKAATFNVPNCAFPPASFDIADAAKAPAVLTQYLIRVGNDSYCLNDPNHLEVCNPPLSEDTSYRFKFALVDRTADIVKDQTHWSDPIKTNKLKPSSSIDTWPGQRSGGMIAISFLLSVLMFIIAAAFLATLASGETSTAIRYQPQATQCIDLSEQEISVRSLPAAPVDQRLSSAASELAGWSHNTPLIRCEVPANRIEL, from the exons CAGCCCATATTCTGAAGCCGCAGATTGCAAACCCAAAGTTTGCCACAAACAATCCAACGCTCACCACGGTCACCTTAGAGAAGCCATTCTGCGCATTTGTCAGCTCAGTGTCAAAAAGTGCTTCCTACGAAATACACCTGTACGTCATGGTTGACTTTG CAATGGCTTCAAGCGCCTCTATGACAGACCTTGGCAATAAGCCTCTCAGTGCTACTTTCCTACAAACCAATGGAGGAAAACGTGGGCCGTACAAGGCTGCGACATTTAATGTTCCCAATTGCGCATTTCCTCCGGCATCGTTTGATATTGCAGATGCAGCCAAAGCACCTGCTGTCCTGACCCAATATCTAATCAGAGTTGGTAACGACTCATATTGTCTGAATGACCCAAATCATCTAGAAGTGTGCAATCCACCCCTCTCTGAAGATACATCCTACAG GTTTAAATTTGCCTTGGTTGACAGAACCGCAGACATTGTGAAAGACCaaacccactggtctgatccgattaaaaccaacaagt TGAAGCCGTCTTCCTCCATTGATACTTGGCCAGGCCAGAGAAGTGGTGGAATGATTGCCATCTCTTTCCTCCTGAGTGTGCTGATGTTTATCATAGCAGCTGCATTTCTTGCTACACT GGCATCTGGAGAGACTTCTACTGCAATCAGGTATCAACCCCAAGCTACTCAATGTATTGACCTAAGTGAACAAGAGATCTCTGTCAGATCACTGCCTGCTGCTCCTGTTGACCAAAGGCTGTCTTCAGCTGCAAGTGAACTTGCCGGCTGGTCCCACAACACTCCCTTGATCAGATGTGAAGTCCCAGCAAATAGAATTGAACTGTAG
- the UPK3A gene encoding uroplakin-3a isoform X5, whose translation MAVHWGVLIFFCCGKLCASAHILKPQIANPKFATNNPTLTTVTLEKPFCAFVSSVSKSASYEIHLYVMVDFAMASSASMTDLGNKPLSATFLQTNGGKRGPYKAATFNVPNCAFPPASFDIADAAKAPAVLTQYLIRVGNDSYCLNDPNHLEVCNPPLSEDTSYRFKFALVDRTADIVKDQTHWSDPIKTNKWHLERLLLQSGINPKLLNVLT comes from the exons CAGCCCATATTCTGAAGCCGCAGATTGCAAACCCAAAGTTTGCCACAAACAATCCAACGCTCACCACGGTCACCTTAGAGAAGCCATTCTGCGCATTTGTCAGCTCAGTGTCAAAAAGTGCTTCCTACGAAATACACCTGTACGTCATGGTTGACTTTG CAATGGCTTCAAGCGCCTCTATGACAGACCTTGGCAATAAGCCTCTCAGTGCTACTTTCCTACAAACCAATGGAGGAAAACGTGGGCCGTACAAGGCTGCGACATTTAATGTTCCCAATTGCGCATTTCCTCCGGCATCGTTTGATATTGCAGATGCAGCCAAAGCACCTGCTGTCCTGACCCAATATCTAATCAGAGTTGGTAACGACTCATATTGTCTGAATGACCCAAATCATCTAGAAGTGTGCAATCCACCCCTCTCTGAAGATACATCCTACAG GTTTAAATTTGCCTTGGTTGACAGAACCGCAGACATTGTGAAAGACCaaacccactggtctgatccgattaaaaccaacaagt GGCATCTGGAGAGACTTCTACTGCAATCAGGTATCAACCCCAAGCTACTCAATGTATTGACCTAA
- the UPK3A gene encoding uroplakin-3a isoform X2 encodes MAVHWGVLIFFCCGKLCASHILKPQIANPKFATNNPTLTTVTLEKPFCAFVSSVSKSASYEIHLYVMVDFAMASSASMTDLGNKPLSATFLQTNGGKRGPYKAATFNVPNCAFPPASFDIADAAKAPAVLTQYLIRVGNDSYCLNDPNHLEVCNPPLSEDTSYRFKFALVDRTADIVKDQTHWSDPIKTNKLKPSSSIDTWPGQRSGGMIAISFLLSVLMFIIAAAFLATLASGETSTAIRYQPQATQCIDLSEQEISVRSLPAAPVDQRLSSAASELAGWSHNTPLIRCEVPANRIEL; translated from the exons CCCATATTCTGAAGCCGCAGATTGCAAACCCAAAGTTTGCCACAAACAATCCAACGCTCACCACGGTCACCTTAGAGAAGCCATTCTGCGCATTTGTCAGCTCAGTGTCAAAAAGTGCTTCCTACGAAATACACCTGTACGTCATGGTTGACTTTG CAATGGCTTCAAGCGCCTCTATGACAGACCTTGGCAATAAGCCTCTCAGTGCTACTTTCCTACAAACCAATGGAGGAAAACGTGGGCCGTACAAGGCTGCGACATTTAATGTTCCCAATTGCGCATTTCCTCCGGCATCGTTTGATATTGCAGATGCAGCCAAAGCACCTGCTGTCCTGACCCAATATCTAATCAGAGTTGGTAACGACTCATATTGTCTGAATGACCCAAATCATCTAGAAGTGTGCAATCCACCCCTCTCTGAAGATACATCCTACAG GTTTAAATTTGCCTTGGTTGACAGAACCGCAGACATTGTGAAAGACCaaacccactggtctgatccgattaaaaccaacaagt TGAAGCCGTCTTCCTCCATTGATACTTGGCCAGGCCAGAGAAGTGGTGGAATGATTGCCATCTCTTTCCTCCTGAGTGTGCTGATGTTTATCATAGCAGCTGCATTTCTTGCTACACT GGCATCTGGAGAGACTTCTACTGCAATCAGGTATCAACCCCAAGCTACTCAATGTATTGACCTAAGTGAACAAGAGATCTCTGTCAGATCACTGCCTGCTGCTCCTGTTGACCAAAGGCTGTCTTCAGCTGCAAGTGAACTTGCCGGCTGGTCCCACAACACTCCCTTGATCAGATGTGAAGTCCCAGCAAATAGAATTGAACTGTAG
- the UPK3A gene encoding uroplakin-3a isoform X4, whose product MVDFAMASSASMTDLGNKPLSATFLQTNGGKRGPYKAATFNVPNCAFPPASFDIADAAKAPAVLTQYLIRVGNDSYCLNDPNHLEVCNPPLSEDTSYRFKFALVDRTADIVKDQTHWSDPIKTNKLKPSSSIDTWPGQRSGGMIAISFLLSVLMFIIAAAFLATLASGETSTAIRYQPQATQCIDLSEQEISVRSLPAAPVDQRLSSAASELAGWSHNTPLIRCEVPANRIEL is encoded by the exons ATGGTTGACTTTG CAATGGCTTCAAGCGCCTCTATGACAGACCTTGGCAATAAGCCTCTCAGTGCTACTTTCCTACAAACCAATGGAGGAAAACGTGGGCCGTACAAGGCTGCGACATTTAATGTTCCCAATTGCGCATTTCCTCCGGCATCGTTTGATATTGCAGATGCAGCCAAAGCACCTGCTGTCCTGACCCAATATCTAATCAGAGTTGGTAACGACTCATATTGTCTGAATGACCCAAATCATCTAGAAGTGTGCAATCCACCCCTCTCTGAAGATACATCCTACAG GTTTAAATTTGCCTTGGTTGACAGAACCGCAGACATTGTGAAAGACCaaacccactggtctgatccgattaaaaccaacaagt TGAAGCCGTCTTCCTCCATTGATACTTGGCCAGGCCAGAGAAGTGGTGGAATGATTGCCATCTCTTTCCTCCTGAGTGTGCTGATGTTTATCATAGCAGCTGCATTTCTTGCTACACT GGCATCTGGAGAGACTTCTACTGCAATCAGGTATCAACCCCAAGCTACTCAATGTATTGACCTAAGTGAACAAGAGATCTCTGTCAGATCACTGCCTGCTGCTCCTGTTGACCAAAGGCTGTCTTCAGCTGCAAGTGAACTTGCCGGCTGGTCCCACAACACTCCCTTGATCAGATGTGAAGTCCCAGCAAATAGAATTGAACTGTAG
- the UPK3A gene encoding uroplakin-3a isoform X6 gives MAVHWGVLIFFCCGKLCASHILKPQIANPKFATNNPTLTTVTLEKPFCAFVSSVSKSASYEIHLYVMVDFAMASSASMTDLGNKPLSATFLQTNGGKRGPYKAATFNVPNCAFPPASFDIADAAKAPAVLTQYLIRVGNDSYCLNDPNHLEVCNPPLSEDTSYRFKFALVDRTADIVKDQTHWSDPIKTNKWHLERLLLQSGINPKLLNVLT, from the exons CCCATATTCTGAAGCCGCAGATTGCAAACCCAAAGTTTGCCACAAACAATCCAACGCTCACCACGGTCACCTTAGAGAAGCCATTCTGCGCATTTGTCAGCTCAGTGTCAAAAAGTGCTTCCTACGAAATACACCTGTACGTCATGGTTGACTTTG CAATGGCTTCAAGCGCCTCTATGACAGACCTTGGCAATAAGCCTCTCAGTGCTACTTTCCTACAAACCAATGGAGGAAAACGTGGGCCGTACAAGGCTGCGACATTTAATGTTCCCAATTGCGCATTTCCTCCGGCATCGTTTGATATTGCAGATGCAGCCAAAGCACCTGCTGTCCTGACCCAATATCTAATCAGAGTTGGTAACGACTCATATTGTCTGAATGACCCAAATCATCTAGAAGTGTGCAATCCACCCCTCTCTGAAGATACATCCTACAG GTTTAAATTTGCCTTGGTTGACAGAACCGCAGACATTGTGAAAGACCaaacccactggtctgatccgattaaaaccaacaagt GGCATCTGGAGAGACTTCTACTGCAATCAGGTATCAACCCCAAGCTACTCAATGTATTGACCTAA